In Agromyces sp. SYSU T00194, a genomic segment contains:
- a CDS encoding fructose-bisphosphatase class II — MTHFESPVVHAFERAVAAAAWAAMARVDGGDGHAVDAVAVDALRAALSGVPVDGRVVAGEGEKDDAPMLAPGERFGTGGPAVDIVVDPVDGTRLAASGRPGAMAILAAAPRGAFLDIGPAFYMDKLVCGADAAGLAIDAPPAENLQRLAAAIGCPVRALRVAVQERPRNAALAAAVRAAGAEVVAFEHGDIERAVQAAQPGGDLDLLLGIGGAPEGVIEAAAVRALGGTMQARFAPQSDEESARVRAAGVPVERALDRDELCAGEAMVFVSPVTRCDFGEPDAAAVRVVAARA; from the coding sequence ATGACGCACTTCGAGAGCCCCGTCGTGCACGCCTTCGAGCGCGCGGTCGCCGCAGCCGCGTGGGCGGCGATGGCGCGCGTCGACGGCGGCGACGGCCACGCGGTCGACGCGGTCGCGGTCGACGCGCTGCGTGCTGCACTCTCGGGGGTCCCGGTCGACGGGCGCGTCGTCGCGGGCGAGGGCGAGAAGGACGACGCGCCGATGCTCGCGCCGGGGGAGCGCTTCGGCACGGGCGGCCCCGCGGTCGACATCGTGGTCGACCCGGTGGACGGCACGCGCCTGGCGGCATCCGGCCGGCCCGGCGCGATGGCGATCCTGGCGGCCGCGCCCCGCGGGGCGTTCCTCGACATCGGGCCGGCCTTCTACATGGACAAGCTGGTGTGCGGTGCGGATGCCGCGGGGCTGGCGATCGACGCTCCGCCGGCCGAGAACCTGCAGCGCCTCGCGGCGGCGATCGGATGCCCCGTGCGCGCGCTGCGCGTGGCCGTGCAGGAGCGTCCGCGGAACGCCGCGCTCGCGGCGGCCGTGCGTGCCGCCGGCGCCGAGGTGGTCGCGTTCGAGCACGGCGACATCGAGCGCGCCGTGCAGGCGGCCCAGCCGGGCGGCGACCTCGACCTGCTGCTCGGCATCGGCGGCGCGCCCGAGGGCGTCATCGAGGCCGCGGCGGTGCGCGCGCTCGGCGGCACGATGCAGGCGCGGTTCGCTCCGCAGTCGGACGAGGAGTCGGCACGGGTGCGAGCGGCCGGCGTGCCGGTCGAGCGCGCGCTCGACCGCGACGAGCTCTGCGCGGGCGAGGCGATGGTGTTCGTGTCACCCGTCACGCGGTGCGACTTCGGCGAGCCGGATGCCGCGGCGGTGCGAGTCGTCGCCGCGCGGGCGTGA
- the fbaA gene encoding class II fructose-bisphosphate aldolase, with translation MPIATPEQYAEMLDRAKAEGFAYPAFNVSSSQTLNAVLQGLTEAGSDGIIQVTTGGADYFAGHTVKARATGALAFAKFAHEVAKSYPVTVALHTDHCPKPALEDFVMPLIAASEEEVKAGRNPIFQSHMWDGSAVPLDENIQIAEDMIKRTKAINAILEVEIGVVGGEEDGVVHEGTNDALYTTVGDVTKAVEALGLGENGRYIAALTFGNVHGVYKPGGVKLRPELLGEIQEGIAAKFGTGPKPLDLVFHGGSGSTDEEIAKAVANGVVKMNIDTDTQYAFTRSVAGYMFANYDGVLKVDGEVGNKKQYDPRAWGKVAESAMAARVVESTKQLGSFGHSKS, from the coding sequence ATGCCCATCGCAACCCCCGAGCAGTACGCAGAGATGCTCGATCGCGCCAAGGCCGAAGGCTTCGCCTACCCGGCGTTCAACGTGTCGAGCTCGCAGACCCTCAACGCGGTCCTGCAGGGACTCACCGAGGCCGGCTCCGACGGCATCATCCAGGTCACGACCGGCGGTGCCGACTACTTCGCCGGCCACACCGTGAAGGCCCGCGCCACCGGCGCGCTCGCCTTCGCGAAGTTCGCCCACGAGGTCGCCAAGTCGTACCCGGTCACCGTCGCCCTGCACACCGACCACTGCCCGAAGCCCGCGCTCGAGGACTTCGTCATGCCGCTCATCGCCGCCTCCGAGGAGGAGGTCAAGGCCGGCCGCAACCCGATCTTCCAGTCGCACATGTGGGACGGCTCGGCCGTGCCGCTCGACGAGAACATCCAGATCGCCGAGGACATGATCAAGCGCACCAAGGCGATCAACGCGATCCTCGAGGTCGAGATCGGCGTCGTCGGCGGCGAGGAGGACGGCGTCGTGCACGAGGGCACGAACGACGCGCTCTACACGACCGTCGGCGACGTGACCAAGGCCGTCGAGGCCCTCGGCCTCGGCGAGAACGGCCGCTACATCGCCGCGCTCACCTTCGGCAACGTGCACGGCGTGTACAAGCCCGGCGGCGTGAAGCTGCGCCCGGAGCTCCTCGGCGAGATCCAGGAGGGCATCGCCGCGAAGTTCGGCACCGGCCCGAAGCCGCTCGACCTCGTCTTCCACGGCGGCTCGGGCTCGACCGACGAGGAGATCGCCAAGGCGGTCGCCAACGGCGTCGTGAAGATGAACATCGACACCGACACCCAGTACGCGTTCACCCGCTCGGTCGCCGGCTACATGTTCGCCAACTACGACGGCGTGCTGAAGGTCGACGGCGAGGTCGGCAACAAGAAGCAGTACGACCCGCGCGCCTGGGGCAAGGTCGCGGAGTCGGCCATGGCCGCCCGCGTCGTCGAGTCGACGAAGCAGCTCGGCTCGTTCGGCCACTCGAAGAGCTGA
- a CDS encoding DUF6264 family protein codes for MPQSDQSREGGGAPGDGSAPPPPPPPASRDERPKPKYGEYAPEGWNWQPPEQTTHEDPPQAPATTQAPAAPAAPAGSAPTARLWDRPITLGLLVFGIIGVSLAVSIQQTLPDAMSLLHTQEGIDPYVPADAVAGIISTGMIAQIVLWVLTALIAIVRLIRRRVAFWVPLAGAALSFVVLFGVVWAVLATDPVLVEHFGTVGVGG; via the coding sequence ATGCCGCAGTCCGACCAGTCGCGCGAAGGCGGCGGCGCACCCGGCGACGGGTCCGCCCCGCCCCCGCCGCCGCCTCCCGCGTCCCGGGACGAGCGTCCGAAGCCGAAGTACGGCGAGTACGCGCCCGAGGGCTGGAACTGGCAGCCGCCCGAGCAGACCACCCACGAGGACCCGCCGCAGGCGCCCGCCACGACGCAGGCCCCTGCCGCCCCCGCGGCTCCCGCGGGGTCCGCGCCCACGGCACGCCTCTGGGACCGCCCGATCACGCTCGGGCTGCTCGTGTTCGGCATCATCGGCGTCTCGCTCGCCGTATCGATCCAGCAGACCCTGCCCGACGCGATGTCGCTGCTGCACACGCAGGAGGGCATCGACCCGTACGTGCCCGCCGACGCGGTCGCGGGCATCATCTCGACCGGCATGATCGCCCAGATCGTGCTCTGGGTGCTCACGGCGCTCATCGCGATCGTGCGGCTGATCCGCCGCCGGGTCGCGTTCTGGGTGCCGCTCGCCGGCGCGGCGCTGTCGTTCGTCGTGCTGTTCGGGGTGGTCTGGGCCGTGCTCGCGACCGACCCCGTGCTCGTGGAGCACTTCGGCACGGTCGGCGTCGGCGGCTGA
- a CDS encoding ABC transporter ATP-binding protein, with translation MSERTPSRPQQRGPQPGGPAAGMAMPVEKSMNFGPSAKRLMGRLRPEAWAVFGVILLGVVSVTLTVLGPKALGEATNLVFEGAISANLPAGTTQEQIVAGLEASGDTQQAEMLSAMNLTPGEGIDFGALSQVLLLVLGLYVFASVFAWLQGYVLNGITQRTVYRLREDVETKLHRLPLSYFDKMQRGELLSRVTNDIDNISQSLQQTLSQLLTSVLTVIGVITMMFVISPLLAVIALVTIPLTLVVTVFIAKRSQKRFVAQWKHTGELNAQIEEAFTGHALVKVFGRSKEVERDFHGTNEKLYQASFGAQFFSGIIMPAMMFIGNLVYVAIAVVGGLLVANGSMRLGDVQAFIQYSRQFTQPLTTIGSMVNLLQSGVASAERVFELLDADEQSADPDEGEQPLERTGRLEFEDVSFRYEEDVPLIDGLSLVAEPGHTIAIVGPTGAGKTTLVNLIMRFYELDAGRITLDGVDITRMRRDDLRARMGMVLQDTWLFAGTIRDNIAYGRPGATEEEILDAARATYVDRFVHMLPDGYDTVLDDEASNLSAGEKQLLTIARAFLARPSVLILDEATSSVDTRTELLVQQAMSALRKDRTSFVIAHRLSTIRDADTIIVMEHGSIVEQGTHAGLIAAEGAYARLYEAQFAAPIEEDDPEGDAALVGQPS, from the coding sequence ATGAGCGAGCGCACCCCCAGCCGGCCGCAGCAGCGCGGCCCCCAGCCCGGCGGCCCCGCCGCGGGCATGGCCATGCCGGTCGAGAAGTCCATGAACTTCGGGCCGTCGGCCAAGCGCCTCATGGGGCGCCTGCGACCCGAGGCCTGGGCGGTCTTCGGCGTCATCCTGCTCGGCGTCGTCAGCGTGACGCTGACCGTGCTCGGCCCGAAGGCGCTCGGCGAGGCGACGAACCTCGTCTTCGAGGGCGCGATCTCGGCGAACCTCCCGGCGGGCACCACGCAGGAGCAGATCGTCGCCGGGCTCGAGGCATCCGGCGACACCCAGCAGGCCGAGATGCTCTCGGCCATGAACCTGACCCCCGGCGAGGGCATCGACTTCGGCGCGCTGTCGCAGGTGCTGCTGCTCGTGCTCGGCCTGTACGTGTTCGCGTCGGTGTTCGCGTGGCTGCAGGGCTACGTGCTGAACGGCATCACGCAGCGCACCGTCTACCGCCTGCGCGAGGACGTCGAGACGAAGCTGCACCGCCTGCCGCTGTCGTACTTCGACAAGATGCAGCGCGGCGAGCTGCTCTCGCGCGTCACGAACGACATCGACAACATCTCGCAGAGCCTGCAGCAGACGCTGAGCCAGCTGCTCACCTCGGTGCTCACCGTCATCGGCGTGATCACCATGATGTTCGTCATCTCGCCGCTGCTCGCGGTGATCGCGCTGGTCACGATCCCGCTGACGCTCGTCGTCACCGTGTTCATCGCCAAGCGCTCGCAGAAGCGGTTCGTCGCGCAGTGGAAGCACACCGGCGAGCTGAACGCGCAGATCGAGGAGGCGTTCACCGGCCACGCCCTCGTGAAGGTGTTCGGTCGCAGCAAGGAGGTCGAGCGCGACTTCCACGGCACGAACGAGAAGCTGTACCAGGCGAGCTTCGGCGCCCAGTTCTTCTCCGGCATCATCATGCCGGCGATGATGTTCATCGGGAACCTCGTGTACGTGGCGATCGCGGTCGTCGGCGGCCTGCTGGTCGCGAACGGGTCGATGCGACTCGGCGACGTGCAGGCGTTCATCCAGTACTCGCGCCAGTTCACGCAGCCGCTCACCACGATCGGCTCGATGGTCAACCTGCTGCAGTCGGGCGTCGCGAGTGCCGAGCGCGTGTTCGAGCTGCTCGACGCCGACGAGCAGTCGGCCGACCCCGACGAGGGGGAGCAGCCGCTGGAGCGCACCGGGCGCCTGGAGTTCGAGGACGTGTCGTTCCGCTACGAGGAGGACGTGCCGCTCATCGACGGGCTGTCGCTCGTCGCCGAGCCGGGGCACACGATCGCGATCGTCGGCCCGACCGGTGCCGGCAAGACCACGCTCGTGAACCTCATCATGCGCTTCTACGAGCTCGACGCGGGCCGCATCACGCTCGACGGGGTCGACATCACCCGGATGCGACGGGACGACCTCCGCGCCCGCATGGGCATGGTGCTGCAGGACACGTGGCTGTTCGCGGGCACGATCCGCGACAACATCGCCTACGGGCGGCCCGGTGCCACGGAGGAGGAGATCCTCGACGCGGCGCGCGCCACCTACGTCGACCGCTTCGTGCACATGCTGCCCGACGGCTACGACACCGTGCTCGACGACGAGGCGTCGAACCTCTCCGCCGGCGAGAAGCAGCTGCTCACGATCGCGCGGGCGTTCCTGGCGCGGCCGAGCGTGCTCATCCTCGACGAGGCGACGAGCTCGGTCGACACCCGCACCGAGCTCCTCGTGCAGCAGGCGATGAGCGCGTTGCGCAAGGACCGCACGAGCTTCGTGATCGCCCACCGGCTCTCCACGATCCGCGACGCCGACACCATCATCGTCATGGAGCACGGCTCGATCGTGGAGCAGGGCACGCACGCCGGGCTGATCGCCGCGGAGGGCGCGTACGCGCGACTGTACGAGGCGCAGTTCGCGGCGCCGATCGAGGAGGACGACCCCGAGGGCGACGCGGCGCTGGTGGGGCAGCCGAGCTAG
- a CDS encoding ABC transporter ATP-binding protein, translating into MLWKLLTRYLRPHWPLLAAVVVFQLIQSILTLLLPALNADIIDDGVATGDTGYILSTGGLMLVITLAQITCAIIAVYFAAKLSMGLGRDVRTAVFARVGVFSEQEVSRFGAPSLITRSTNDVQQVQMLVLMACTLLVSAPILAIGGVIMAMGQDLQLSWIMAVAVPVLLIAIGGIVVRMVPQFEKMQKRIDTVNRVLREQLTGIRVIRAFVREPVETKRFATANAELTDTALRAGRLFALVFPVAMGVLNISSVAVLWFGAFLIEDGSMQIGALTAFLTYLIQILMAVMMTTFIAVILPRAAVSGGRIQEVLLTDTSVVEPTDATTTLTDPGTVEFRSVEFAYPGAEQPVLHDLSFTARPGQVTAIIGSTGAGKTTLLNLIPRLFDVTGGQVLVGGVDVRELDPEVRNAQLGLIPQKAYLFAGTVGSTVRYGDPDATDDEVWQALATAQASDFVQAMHEGLDTPIAQGGTNVSGGQRQRLSIARALLKRPPILLFDDSFSALDTATDARLRTALDRAAADATRIVVAQRVSTIVDADQILVLDAGRIVARGTHEELIETSPTYAEIVESQLSAEEAA; encoded by the coding sequence GTGCTCTGGAAACTCCTCACCCGCTACCTGAGGCCGCACTGGCCGCTGCTCGCCGCAGTCGTGGTGTTCCAGCTGATCCAGTCGATCCTGACGCTCCTGCTGCCCGCCCTCAACGCGGACATCATCGACGACGGCGTCGCCACCGGCGACACCGGCTACATCCTCTCCACGGGCGGGCTCATGCTCGTCATCACGCTCGCGCAGATCACCTGCGCGATCATCGCCGTGTACTTCGCCGCGAAGCTGTCGATGGGTCTCGGTCGCGACGTGCGCACGGCCGTCTTCGCCCGGGTCGGCGTCTTCAGCGAGCAGGAGGTCTCGCGCTTCGGCGCGCCGAGCCTCATCACGCGCTCGACCAACGACGTGCAGCAGGTGCAGATGCTCGTGCTCATGGCGTGCACCCTGCTCGTGTCGGCCCCGATCCTCGCGATCGGCGGCGTGATCATGGCGATGGGCCAGGACCTCCAGCTGTCGTGGATCATGGCGGTCGCCGTGCCGGTGCTGCTCATCGCGATCGGCGGCATCGTCGTGCGCATGGTGCCGCAGTTCGAGAAGATGCAGAAGCGCATCGACACCGTGAACCGCGTGCTGCGCGAGCAGCTCACCGGTATCCGGGTCATCCGCGCATTCGTGCGCGAGCCGGTCGAGACGAAGCGCTTCGCGACCGCCAACGCCGAGCTCACCGACACCGCGTTGCGCGCCGGACGGCTGTTCGCCCTGGTCTTCCCCGTCGCGATGGGGGTGCTGAACATCTCGAGCGTCGCCGTGCTCTGGTTCGGCGCGTTCCTCATCGAGGACGGCTCGATGCAGATCGGCGCGCTCACGGCGTTCCTCACGTACCTCATCCAGATCCTGATGGCGGTCATGATGACCACGTTCATCGCCGTGATCCTCCCGCGCGCGGCGGTCTCCGGCGGGCGCATCCAGGAGGTGCTGCTCACCGACACGAGCGTCGTCGAGCCGACCGACGCGACCACGACGCTCACCGACCCGGGGACGGTCGAATTCCGCAGCGTCGAGTTCGCGTACCCGGGCGCCGAGCAGCCGGTGCTGCACGACCTCAGCTTCACCGCACGGCCGGGCCAGGTCACGGCGATCATCGGCAGCACCGGCGCCGGCAAGACGACGCTGCTGAACCTCATCCCGCGCCTGTTCGACGTCACCGGGGGGCAGGTGCTCGTCGGCGGCGTCGACGTGCGCGAGCTCGACCCCGAGGTGCGCAACGCCCAGCTCGGGCTGATCCCGCAGAAGGCGTACCTGTTCGCGGGCACGGTCGGCTCCACGGTGCGGTACGGCGACCCGGATGCCACGGACGACGAGGTCTGGCAGGCGCTCGCGACCGCACAGGCATCCGACTTCGTCCAGGCCATGCACGAGGGACTCGACACCCCGATCGCCCAGGGCGGCACGAACGTCTCGGGCGGCCAGCGCCAGCGCCTGTCGATCGCCCGGGCCCTGTTGAAACGACCACCGATCCTGTTGTTCGACGACTCGTTCTCGGCGCTCGACACGGCGACGGATGCCCGGCTGCGCACCGCGCTCGACCGTGCAGCGGCCGACGCCACCCGCATCGTGGTCGCGCAGCGCGTGTCGACCATCGTCGACGCCGACCAGATCCTCGTGCTCGACGCGGGGCGCATCGTCGCCCGCGGCACCCACGAGGAGCTCATCGAGACGTCGCCGACCTACGCCGAGATCGTCGAGAGCCAGCTGAGCGCGGAGGAGGCGGCATGA
- a CDS encoding TetR/AcrR family transcriptional regulator → MAVRTERARPLPPEDRREAIADAVVPLLVAHGRDVSTRQIAEAAGVAEGTLFRAFDDKDAIIDAAVTRYLDPEPLRRKLRAIDASMPLEWKVERVLDHLQERFRGVMGVMSAAGMRPPPPHRHHHGEVYEGIIADLLAPDADRLGATPRQVARYLRMIAFASAVPAFGETVGLDTAELVDLITNGIASGHPLDRP, encoded by the coding sequence ATGGCAGTGCGCACGGAGCGGGCGCGGCCCCTTCCGCCGGAGGATCGCCGCGAGGCGATCGCCGACGCCGTCGTACCGCTGCTGGTCGCGCACGGACGCGACGTGAGCACCCGACAGATCGCCGAGGCGGCCGGCGTCGCCGAGGGCACGCTGTTCCGTGCGTTCGACGACAAGGACGCGATCATCGACGCGGCCGTCACGCGGTACCTCGACCCCGAGCCGCTGCGGCGGAAGCTGCGCGCGATCGACGCCTCGATGCCGCTCGAGTGGAAGGTCGAGCGCGTGCTCGACCACCTGCAGGAGCGGTTCCGCGGCGTGATGGGCGTGATGTCCGCGGCCGGCATGCGCCCGCCGCCCCCGCACCGCCACCACCACGGCGAGGTCTACGAGGGCATCATCGCCGACCTGCTGGCGCCGGACGCCGATCGCCTCGGCGCCACTCCCCGCCAGGTCGCGCGCTACCTGCGCATGATCGCCTTCGCCTCCGCAGTGCCCGCGTTCGGCGAGACCGTCGGCCTCGACACCGCAGAGCTCGTCGACCTGATCACGAACGGCATCGCGTCCGGGCATCCGCTCGACCGCCCCTGA
- a CDS encoding 4-hydroxy-3-methylbut-2-enyl diphosphate reductase — protein sequence MPRVPAVRGRLKDTPVAGEKKVLLAAPRGYCAGVDRAVIAVEKALEHYGAPVYVRKQIVHNIHVVTELEKQGAIFVEEVDEVPEGEHIVFSAHGVSPAVVGAAADRGLHAIDATCPLVTKVHREAVRFARDDYEILLIGHEGHEEVEGTAGEAPDHVTLVNSPDDVPNIEVNDPDKVVWLSQTTLSVDETMETVRRLRERFPNLQDPPSDDICYATQNRQVAIKKVAQGADLVIVVGSANSSNSVRLVEVALEYGAKAAYRVDFSTQIQQEWLEGVETVGVTSGASVPEGLVQEVLIELADAGYGAVEEVKTAEEDLMFSLPKELRKDLKGSGRARGAAQH from the coding sequence ATGCCCCGCGTCCCCGCGGTGCGCGGGCGGCTCAAGGATACCCCGGTCGCAGGCGAGAAGAAGGTGCTGCTCGCCGCCCCGAGAGGGTACTGCGCGGGCGTCGACCGCGCGGTGATCGCCGTCGAGAAGGCGCTCGAGCACTACGGCGCGCCCGTGTACGTGCGCAAGCAGATCGTGCACAACATCCACGTCGTGACCGAGCTCGAGAAGCAGGGCGCGATCTTCGTCGAGGAGGTCGACGAGGTGCCCGAGGGCGAGCACATCGTCTTCAGCGCGCACGGCGTCTCGCCCGCCGTCGTGGGTGCCGCGGCCGACCGTGGCCTGCACGCGATCGACGCCACGTGCCCGCTGGTCACCAAGGTGCACCGCGAGGCCGTGCGCTTCGCGCGCGACGACTACGAGATCCTGCTCATCGGCCACGAGGGCCACGAGGAGGTCGAGGGCACCGCCGGCGAGGCGCCCGACCACGTCACCCTCGTGAACAGCCCCGACGACGTGCCGAACATCGAGGTGAACGACCCCGACAAGGTCGTCTGGCTCTCGCAGACCACGCTGTCGGTCGACGAGACCATGGAGACCGTGCGCCGCCTGCGCGAGCGCTTCCCGAACCTGCAGGACCCGCCGTCGGACGACATCTGCTACGCCACGCAGAACCGCCAGGTCGCGATCAAGAAGGTCGCGCAGGGCGCCGACCTCGTCATCGTCGTCGGCAGCGCGAACTCGTCGAACAGCGTGCGCCTCGTCGAGGTCGCCCTCGAGTACGGCGCGAAGGCCGCGTACCGGGTCGACTTCTCGACGCAGATCCAGCAGGAGTGGCTCGAGGGCGTCGAGACGGTCGGCGTCACCAGCGGCGCATCCGTGCCCGAGGGCCTCGTGCAGGAGGTGCTGATCGAGCTCGCCGATGCCGGGTACGGCGCGGTCGAGGAGGTCAAGACGGCCGAGGAGGACCTCATGTTCTCGCTGCCGAAGGAGCTCCGCAAGGACCTGAAGGGCTCGGGCCGCGCGCGCGGCGCCGCCCAGCACTGA